The Acidobacteriota bacterium genome contains the following window.
GGGTCCGTCACGCTAGGCCTCCCAGCCGGCCTCCCGGTTGAAGGCCGTGATCAGGCGGTCGAACTCGTCCACTTCGCCCTCGAACAGCCGGCGCCAGTACGCGTCGTCCCACTGGGCGTTGATCTCGTCGACGGTCTTGCCCTGCTGCTCCACCCACGTGTAGTACTTCAGGTTGTGGATGGCCTTCCGGTCGTAGTAGGTGAGTTCCTTGAAATAATCAATCCTCTGGTGGAGCAGCACGGCGGCGTGGTCGCGCGCGGCCGGCAGCGGGCCGTACGGCCCTTCGGCGGCGCGCAGCTCCTCGAGGCGCGAGCCGTACAGCTCCATGGAGTCGGTGAACACGGTGAAGATCACGTCGCGCTCGTCCAGCTCATAGTAGCGGGCGGTTTTGATCGCCGCCAGCAGATTGCAGATACTGGAGATGCCCAGCAGCTCCAGCCGCTCGCAGTCGGCCGCCGGCACGCCCGCCGTCGCCAGGTACTCGCGGCCGGCCGGCTCGTTGAACAAGCGCACCAGGCGCATGCAGTCGGCGTCGTCGACGGCGGCCACGGCGTCGGTGTTGCGGACGTTGTGCACCCACGGGACGTGCTTGTCGCCGATCCCCTCGATCCGGTGCCCGCCGAAGCCGTTGAGCAGCAGCGTCGGGCACTGCAGCGCTTCGGTGGCCACCACCTTCAGCCCGGGGAAACGGGTCTTGAGGAAGTCGCCGGCGGCGATGGTCCCCGCCGAGCCCGTGGCCGAGATGTAGGCCGCCGCGCGGCTCCCCGCGCGGCGCACCTGCTCCCACACTTCCAGCAATGCCGGCCCCGTCACCTGGTAGTGGAAGATGGGGTTGCCGAATTCGTCGAACTGGTTGAAGATCACG
Protein-coding sequences here:
- a CDS encoding pyridoxal-phosphate dependent enzyme; translated protein: MSQIIHTIREDVVRRTAARCRRRNIRIPTFAEMRDPSLIPESVRKQLPAVGLWDVNPLNLFRITWKNDVRTGLFGGVNYMEIPPALTGVRARIIGLVGKFFPTGAHKVGAAFGCLVPRLVSGECDPEVHKAVWPSTGNYCRGGAFDCALLDCTAVAILPQEMSRERFDWLREIGAEVIATPGCESNVKEIYDKCWELRRDPVHVIFNQFDEFGNPIFHYQVTGPALLEVWEQVRRAGSRAAAYISATGSAGTIAAGDFLKTRFPGLKVVATEALQCPTLLLNGFGGHRIEGIGDKHVPWVHNVRNTDAVAAVDDADCMRLVRLFNEPAGREYLATAGVPAADCERLELLGISSICNLLAAIKTARYYELDERDVIFTVFTDSMELYGSRLEELRAAEGPYGPLPAARDHAAVLLHQRIDYFKELTYYDRKAIHNLKYYTWVEQQGKTVDEINAQWDDAYWRRLFEGEVDEFDRLITAFNREAGWEA